A region of Lycium barbarum isolate Lr01 chromosome 1, ASM1917538v2, whole genome shotgun sequence DNA encodes the following proteins:
- the LOC132636683 gene encoding uncharacterized protein LOC132636683: protein MMRPSEPLLKRKEVLLLHPKKILQRKSRMGRMTILDPRTCKLFWGSAEKVNFNLFKKPRIATLINLDQLKECHRNVSVIFKTQKFLLVFAFSKPEVFEEPVRMFYANLRVSKDSGELETLVMGTRIVVNDFLFDKVFGVKFFGKIEFMRTVWLEYFEVTLEKARAFISEPDSYFSDLRPSNLCFTNRVLSHIDATILLPRVGSFSTITARDVYVVYCLLKKHKVNWATYFKEYMLESALDTSPSASLPYGAKKQNESCEGLTQPYKSRSQKRKIYSKTSIREEVYVGQDLI from the exons ATGATGAGACCATCAGAACCTTTGCTGAAAAGAAAAGAAGTTCTCCTCCTCCATCCAAAGAAAATACTTCAAAGAAAATCAAGAATGGGGAGGATGACGATTTTGGACCCGAGGACATGTAAACTATTCTGGGGATCTGCTGAAAAAGTAAATTTTAATCTCTTCAAAAAGCCGCGTATTGCTACTCTCATCAATCTTGATCAACTCAAAGAATGTCATCGCAATGTAAGTGTTATTTTCAAAACCCAAAAATTTCTCCTTGTGTTTGCCTTCTCTAAACCAGAAGTTTTTGAGGAACCCGTAAGAATGTTCTATGCCAATCTTAGGGTCTCTAAGGATAGTGGAGAATTGGAAACCCTGGTTATGGGAACTAGGATTGTTGTCAACGATTTCCTATTTGACAAGGTCTTTGGAGTCAAGTTTTTTGGAAAAATTGAGTTTATGAGGACTGTTTGGCTTGAATATTTTGAAGTTACTCTTGAAAAGGCTAGGGCCTTTATATCTGAACCTGATTCTTACTTCTCTGATCTTAGACCCTCTAATTTATGCTTTACTAACCGTGTTCTTTCTCATATTGATGCAACTATCCTGCTTCCTCGAGTTGGCTCTTTTAGTACCATCACTGCAAGGGAtgtgtatgttgtttattgtctACTCAAGAAACACAAAGTCAACTGGGCCACTTATTTCAAGGAGTATATGCTTGAGAGTGCCTTAGACACCTCTCCCTCCGCTAGCCTTCCTTATG GAGCCAAAAAGCAAAATGAAAGCTGTGAAGGACTAACTCAGCCATACAAATCAAGATCAcagaaaaggaaaatatattccAAGACATCAATAAGAGAAGAAGTATACGTGGGTCAAGATCTAATCTAG
- the LOC132613158 gene encoding deoxypodophyllotoxin synthase-like, translating into MVHQAPLKLPPLNLSNEYLKPDEVRGALEEYGCFLAVFDSVSPELNNEIFHALEELFDLPRETKICNTSEKPFETQEGGRGLNSGFTSEDFGNESIFLRIEFDLPRSKVTQGNLSSIRDLSDFLIDLRIFFTGLLSYVSMI; encoded by the exons ATGGTTCACCAAGCACCTCTAAAACTCCCTCCTTTGAACCTATCAAATGAGTACTTGAAACCTGATGAAGTCCGCGGTGCATTAGAAGAGTACGGTTGTTTCCTGGCGGTTTTTGACTCTGTTTCACCGGAGCTAAATAATGAAATATTTCATGCACTTGAAGAATTATTTGATCTTCCCAGAGAAACCAAAATTTGTAACACTTCTGAAAAGCCCTTTGAAACACAAGAAGGGGGGAGGGGGTTGAATT CTGGCTTCACGTCTGAAGATTTTGGCAATGAATCAATATTTCTTAGGATTGAATTTGATTTGCCTCGCTCTAAGGTAACCCAAGGGAATTTATCCTCAATCAGGGATTTGAGTGATTTCCTGATTGATCTTCGAATCTTCTTTACTGGTCTTCTTTCCTATGTGTCCATGATATGA